The following are from one region of the Brienomyrus brachyistius isolate T26 chromosome 4, BBRACH_0.4, whole genome shotgun sequence genome:
- the insig1 gene encoding insulin-induced gene 1 protein, translated as MPELEAQCWHCSCSTGAKAKSTSGVTSIASAAVMMAAVSAPLSGIRDTLSRVQATHLIRQGLVLFAVGVLLALVLNLLQVQRNVTLFPEEAMAILFSSAWWVPLCCGTAAAVVGLLYPCIDRHLGEPHKFKREWASVMRCIAVFVGINHASAKLDFANNVQLSLTLAALSLGLWWTFDRSRSGFGLGITIAFLATLVTQVLVYNGVYQYTSPDFLYVRSWLPCIFFSGGVTVGNIGRQLAMTSAEKSHND; from the exons ATGCCAGAGCTGGAAGCGCAGTGCTGGCACTGTTCATGTTCAACGGGAGCGAAAGCTAAGAGCACCTCAGGCGTAACCTCGATAGCCTCGGCGGCGGTAATGATGGCCGCGGTCTCAGCCCCCCTGAGCGGCATCCGTGACACTCTGAGCCGCGTCCAGGCGACGCACTTGATCAGGCAGGGCCTTGTGCTTTTCGCCGTCGGGGTCTTGTTGGCGCTGGTGCTGAATTTGCTGCAGGTACAGAGGAACGTCACATTATTCCCGGAGGAGGCCATGGCCATCCTGTTCTCGTCAGCATGGTGGGTTCCACTATGCTGCGGCACAGCTGCTG CTGTAGTCGGTCTGCTGTATCCATGCATCGACCGTCACCTGGGGGAGCCGCACAAATTCAAGAGGGAGTGGGCAAGCGTCATGCGCTGCATCGCAGTGTTTGTGGGCATCAACCACGCAAGTGCC AAACTAGACTTCGCCAACAACGTCCAGCTGTCTCTCACCCTGGCTGCCCTCTCACTGGGTCTCTGGTGGACTTTCGACAGATCCCGGAGTGGCTTTGGTCTGGGCATTACCATCGCCTTCCTGGCAACACTTGTCACACAAGTGCTGGTCTACAACGGTGTCTACCA GTACACCTCGCCAGATTTCTTGTACGTTCGCTCCTGGCTCCCTTGCATCTTCTTCTCTGGAGGCGTCACCGTGGGAAACATAGGGCGGCAGCTGGCTATG ACCAGTGCTGAGAAATCCCACAACGACTGA